In Deferribacter desulfuricans SSM1, the following are encoded in one genomic region:
- the fliG gene encoding flagellar motor switch protein FliG, whose product MAEEREQLSGIKKAAILLITLGEEVSSKIMAELDDEEVADISKEIALTKIVDPAVADDVVEEFYNMYLAKKFISKGGLDYAKSVLTKSLGPERARKIIDRLTKLLEQSTGFEFLTKIDPKQLAKFIQNEHPQTIALILAHLDPSQAAEALAELPEDLKADVALRIANLQDISPAVIKTLSKTLEERFESISSYKVDVGGVKSVAEILNRMDRTTAKTTLERLEKDAPELVSQIRDMMFTFDDIRRLDNTAIQEILKRADKNTLTLALKGADEELQNKFFSNMSKRAVETMKEEMEYMGPVKLKEVEKAQHEIVQIVRELDEEGVISISGGEEEQYV is encoded by the coding sequence ATGGCAGAAGAGAGAGAGCAGCTTAGCGGTATAAAAAAAGCAGCAATCCTATTAATTACGCTTGGGGAAGAAGTATCTAGTAAGATAATGGCAGAGCTTGATGATGAAGAAGTAGCAGATATTTCAAAAGAGATAGCTCTTACAAAAATAGTTGATCCAGCTGTTGCTGATGATGTTGTTGAAGAGTTTTATAATATGTATTTGGCCAAAAAGTTTATTTCTAAGGGTGGTCTTGATTATGCAAAATCAGTTTTGACTAAATCTCTTGGGCCTGAGCGTGCAAGAAAAATTATAGATAGATTGACTAAACTCCTTGAGCAGTCAACGGGTTTTGAATTTTTAACTAAGATAGATCCAAAGCAACTTGCAAAATTTATACAAAATGAGCACCCACAAACAATAGCACTCATTTTAGCTCACTTAGATCCATCTCAAGCAGCTGAAGCTTTAGCTGAGCTGCCAGAAGATTTGAAAGCTGATGTGGCTTTACGTATAGCTAATTTACAAGATATTTCTCCTGCTGTAATAAAAACATTATCCAAAACTTTGGAAGAGAGATTTGAATCTATTAGCTCATATAAAGTTGATGTTGGTGGTGTTAAATCTGTTGCTGAGATATTAAATAGAATGGATAGAACTACAGCTAAAACAACATTAGAGAGATTGGAGAAAGATGCTCCAGAACTCGTGAGTCAGATAAGAGATATGATGTTTACATTTGATGATATCAGAAGACTCGATAATACTGCTATCCAAGAGATTTTGAAGCGTGCGGATAAAAATACTTTAACTTTAGCACTAAAGGGTGCAGATGAGGAGCTTCAAAATAAATTCTTTTCTAATATGTCTAAAAGAGCCGTTGAGACTATGAAAGAAGAGATGGAGTATATGGGGCCTGTCAAACTTAAAGAGGTAGAAAAAGCTCAGCATGAAATAGTCCAAATAGTAAGAGAGTTGGATGAAGAAGGTGTAATAAGTATTTCTGGTGGAGAAGAAGAGCAATACGTATAA
- a CDS encoding FliH/SctL family protein: MPKKIIRAEENYKIESFNFKVFRSVQRGVTQYVFKSFDSDSNLEDDSTISGKNDKIEEVIEDTKKDQIAIDKDNYKPQNSEPIDIEEVKSKAREEGYNEGYEKGLQNGLKKAEEYKKEYEAKKDDYLEVLKNGVREAITKIDEVKKAVLSLDEELPNIVLNYIKEIIGVERKLNDELIVSVFKKHMEKIKNATNVIIYVNPDDLDILKSEFNDFDFVPDENVNKGGFRVKTNIGEFDFTIETLMKNFEKTLYEEIETS, from the coding sequence ATGCCAAAAAAAATAATAAGAGCAGAAGAAAATTATAAAATTGAAAGTTTCAATTTTAAGGTTTTTCGCTCTGTTCAAAGAGGGGTAACCCAATATGTTTTCAAGTCATTTGATAGTGATTCTAATTTAGAAGATGATTCAACTATTTCAGGCAAAAATGACAAAATAGAAGAAGTTATAGAAGATACTAAAAAAGACCAAATTGCAATAGATAAAGATAATTACAAACCGCAAAACTCAGAACCCATTGATATTGAAGAGGTTAAGTCGAAAGCACGAGAAGAGGGTTACAATGAAGGTTATGAAAAAGGGCTTCAGAATGGGCTAAAAAAGGCTGAAGAGTATAAAAAAGAGTATGAAGCAAAAAAAGATGATTATTTGGAAGTTTTAAAAAATGGTGTTAGAGAAGCTATTACTAAAATTGATGAAGTTAAAAAAGCTGTTTTGAGTTTAGATGAGGAGCTTCCAAATATTGTACTAAATTATATCAAAGAGATTATAGGTGTTGAGAGAAAATTAAATGATGAGCTTATAGTTTCTGTTTTCAAAAAACATATGGAAAAAATAAAGAATGCTACAAATGTGATAATATATGTAAATCCAGATGATTTGGATATTTTGAAATCAGAGTTTAATGATTTTGATTTTGTACCTGATGAAAATGTAAACAAGGGTGGCTTTAGAGTAAAAACAAATATAGGTGAGTTTGATTTTACAATAGAAACTTTAATGAAAAATTTTGAAAAGACGCTTTATGAAGAAATTGAAACTTCTTAA
- the fliI gene encoding flagellar protein export ATPase FliI, producing MKKLKLLKNINFDNSVVVTGKVTKIVGLTIEADGPLLSIGTRCEIEGVGGKNILAEIVGFKDDRVILMPYAESEGIAPGSIVRNVAYGNVVKVSEELLGRVLDGLGRPIDSNRVITNYELKSVYTEPPSPLEREIIKDAIHTGVKAIDALITIGKGQRVGIFAGSGVGKSVLLGMIARNSSADVNVIALIGERGREVREFIERDLGEEGLKKSVVVVATSDQSPLVRKMGAFVATTIAEYFRSLGKDVMFMMDSVTRFAMAQREIGLTVGEPPTTKGYTPSVFALLPKLLERAGTKKGEGTITGLYTVLVEGDDLNDPIADSVRSIIDGHIVLDRNLAAKNHFPAIDVMMSASRLMKEIVDERHFEAAGRLRDLIATYREAEDLINIGAYVKGSNKKIDEAILKIDLINNFLKQKIDETSPFEETKKQLFQLAGVK from the coding sequence ATGAAGAAATTGAAACTTCTTAAAAATATAAATTTTGATAATTCTGTTGTTGTCACTGGTAAAGTTACAAAGATTGTAGGCCTTACTATTGAAGCAGATGGCCCTTTATTAAGTATTGGTACAAGGTGTGAAATTGAGGGTGTTGGTGGGAAAAATATTTTAGCTGAGATTGTTGGATTTAAAGATGATAGAGTTATTTTGATGCCCTATGCAGAAAGTGAAGGTATTGCTCCTGGAAGTATTGTTAGAAATGTAGCCTATGGGAATGTGGTAAAAGTAAGTGAAGAATTATTGGGTAGGGTTTTGGATGGTTTGGGAAGGCCGATAGATAGTAATAGAGTGATTACAAATTATGAATTAAAAAGTGTTTATACAGAGCCACCTTCCCCTTTGGAGAGGGAAATTATAAAAGATGCAATTCATACAGGTGTTAAAGCTATTGATGCTTTAATTACTATTGGTAAAGGGCAGAGGGTTGGTATTTTTGCTGGAAGTGGTGTAGGAAAAAGTGTATTGCTTGGGATGATTGCAAGAAATAGTAGTGCGGATGTAAATGTTATTGCATTAATAGGTGAAAGAGGAAGAGAGGTTAGGGAGTTTATAGAAAGGGATCTTGGAGAGGAGGGGCTCAAAAAATCGGTTGTAGTTGTTGCAACAAGTGATCAATCCCCTCTTGTGCGAAAAATGGGGGCTTTTGTGGCAACAACAATTGCAGAATATTTTAGAAGTCTTGGCAAAGATGTGATGTTTATGATGGATTCTGTTACAAGATTTGCTATGGCTCAAAGAGAAATTGGATTGACTGTAGGTGAGCCTCCGACAACCAAAGGTTATACCCCGTCAGTTTTTGCTTTATTGCCAAAGTTACTTGAGCGAGCTGGGACAAAAAAAGGGGAAGGGACAATAACCGGTCTATACACAGTTTTGGTTGAAGGTGACGATCTCAATGATCCTATTGCAGATTCTGTAAGGTCTATTATAGATGGTCACATCGTACTTGATAGAAATTTGGCTGCTAAAAATCACTTTCCAGCAATTGATGTGATGATGAGTGCTAGTAGATTAATGAAAGAAATAGTAGATGAGAGGCATTTTGAAGCTGCCGGAAGACTTAGAGATTTGATAGCAACATATAGAGAAGCTGAAGATTTGATAAATATTGGAGCTTATGTAAAAGGGAGCAATAAAAAGATTGATGAAGCTATTTTAAAGATAGATTTGATTAACAACTTTTTGAAACAGAAAATAGATGAAACATCTCCTTTTGAAGAGACAAAAAAACAGCTTTTTCAATTAGCTGGGGTCAAATAA
- a CDS encoding flagellar export protein FliJ, with protein sequence MNKKFPLQKVLEHRNRIYEIKLQELEKLKMELSNIENELTILEAEYKRISNDVLNLKNESLLMKPLYDKYLLRVENAINNTKKRLKDKNDEIEQKKEEVVKALNDKKVMEKLKEKHIIDYRNFLKKEELKMIDELVITRFKNDNEI encoded by the coding sequence ATGAATAAAAAGTTTCCACTCCAGAAAGTTCTTGAGCATAGAAATAGGATTTATGAAATTAAGTTGCAGGAATTGGAAAAGCTTAAAATGGAATTATCAAATATAGAAAATGAATTAACTATTTTAGAAGCAGAGTATAAAAGAATAAGTAATGATGTTTTAAATTTAAAAAATGAAAGTTTACTTATGAAACCGTTGTATGATAAATACTTGTTGAGAGTCGAAAATGCAATAAACAATACCAAGAAAAGATTAAAAGATAAAAATGATGAGATAGAACAAAAAAAAGAGGAAGTAGTAAAAGCTTTGAATGATAAGAAAGTGATGGAAAAATTGAAGGAAAAACATATAATTGATTACAGAAATTTTTTAAAGAAGGAAGAGCTGAAGATGATAGATGAATTGGTAATTACGAGGTTTAAAAATGATAATGAGATTTAG
- a CDS encoding MotE family protein gives MIMRFSLILVIFFTFLGITFSETNLADINRISKHLKEKEKQLQLKEEELKKKEEELKMLEEILNKKSDEIDKKLAKLQKLYDEIKKIEDEDLDRLAKYYASTNPKSAAKIIAKMDLNKAVQLFKRMSPMAAGGILSQMGKIDPDKASKISEAMTPKKIDIGEVK, from the coding sequence ATGATAATGAGATTTAGTTTAATTTTAGTTATTTTTTTTACTTTTTTGGGCATTACCTTTTCAGAAACAAATTTAGCTGATATAAATAGGATATCAAAGCATCTGAAAGAAAAAGAGAAACAGCTCCAACTTAAAGAGGAAGAGCTTAAAAAGAAGGAAGAAGAGCTTAAAATGCTCGAAGAAATACTTAATAAAAAGAGCGATGAAATTGATAAAAAGTTAGCAAAGTTGCAAAAGTTGTATGATGAAATAAAAAAGATTGAAGATGAAGATTTGGATAGGTTGGCAAAATATTATGCTTCTACTAATCCTAAATCAGCAGCAAAAATTATTGCTAAAATGGACTTGAATAAAGCGGTACAGCTTTTTAAAAGAATGAGCCCTATGGCTGCAGGTGGTATTTTAAGCCAGATGGGGAAAATAGATCCTGATAAAGCATCTAAAATAAGTGAGGCTATGACACCTAAGAAAATAGATATAGGGGAAGTGAAATGA
- a CDS encoding O-methyltransferase — translation MKSSVMMTHVVKFLSEFASDEFDEIKSYSVEKMIPAVEKCVAEFLKFMVKLKNPNKILEIGTGAGYATAHLALYGKEVTTVEYNPERLEKAKDFLKDFDNITFIYENAKEYLKKCNDKFDFVFVDGVKRDYLEYFFLLKPHLNDGAFLIFDDVLFYGMVLDEDCEIPFKYRKTVEMLREFIFEMTTKYKDNCNILPIGNGLLLLNYEC, via the coding sequence ATGAAATCATCTGTTATGATGACTCATGTTGTGAAATTTTTATCGGAATTTGCGTCTGATGAGTTTGATGAGATAAAATCCTATTCAGTTGAAAAAATGATACCAGCTGTTGAGAAATGCGTGGCAGAGTTTTTAAAATTTATGGTTAAGTTAAAGAACCCAAATAAAATTTTAGAGATTGGAACTGGTGCTGGTTATGCTACTGCTCACCTTGCATTATATGGGAAAGAGGTTACAACAGTTGAGTACAATCCTGAGAGACTTGAAAAAGCGAAAGATTTCTTAAAAGATTTTGACAATATTACCTTTATTTATGAAAATGCTAAAGAATATTTGAAAAAGTGTAATGATAAATTTGATTTTGTATTTGTAGATGGGGTAAAAAGGGATTATTTGGAGTATTTTTTTCTATTAAAACCTCATCTAAATGATGGAGCATTTTTAATTTTTGATGATGTGCTGTTTTATGGTATGGTTTTGGATGAAGATTGTGAGATACCTTTTAAATATAGGAAAACTGTTGAGATGTTAAGAGAATTTATTTTTGAAATGACCACAAAATATAAAGACAATTGTAATATTTTACCCATTGGGAATGGGCTTTTATTGTTGAATTATGAGTGTTGA
- a CDS encoding peptidase U32 family protein has translation MSVELLSPAGNFEKLKAAINFGADAVYFSGKDFGLRAKAGNFSLYEMEEALKYLHERGKKGYVTVNIYARNYDFEELKRYLHQLNEIKLDGIIISDLGVLKLIKDEKIDLPVHISTQANTTNYYAVNMWKKLGASRVVLARELSKSEIEYICKNCDMEIEVFVHGAMCISHSGRCVLSNYMTGRDANRGECTHPCRWNYYLMEETREGEYFPIFEDERGTYIYNSKDLCLLKYVKELMDMGVHSLKIEGRMKSVMYVSVVTGVYRKVIDDLKNGKEPDYDYLMNLLMSVSNREYTTGFYLGNADRDSMNYKTSSYVRNTDFLGVVNNYKDGKLFFDSRGKILANEALSILNRNMKEETIVFDKIFDVDGNLVEFTKPNKEYYILTDKAFGSGSIIRRYKV, from the coding sequence ATGAGTGTTGAATTATTAAGTCCTGCTGGAAATTTTGAAAAATTAAAAGCAGCCATAAACTTTGGTGCTGATGCTGTTTATTTTTCAGGCAAAGATTTTGGTTTGCGTGCAAAAGCTGGTAATTTTTCCCTTTATGAAATGGAAGAAGCTTTGAAATATCTCCATGAAAGAGGGAAGAAAGGGTATGTCACTGTAAATATTTATGCGAGAAATTATGACTTTGAAGAGTTAAAAAGATATTTACATCAACTAAATGAAATAAAACTAGATGGTATTATCATAAGTGATTTAGGTGTTTTAAAGCTGATTAAGGATGAAAAGATTGATTTGCCAGTTCATATAAGCACACAAGCTAATACTACAAATTATTACGCTGTAAATATGTGGAAAAAGCTTGGTGCAAGCAGAGTAGTATTGGCTAGGGAGTTATCAAAGAGTGAAATAGAATATATTTGTAAAAATTGTGATATGGAGATTGAGGTGTTTGTGCACGGTGCTATGTGCATTTCCCATTCTGGTAGATGCGTTTTGAGCAATTATATGACTGGCAGAGATGCAAATAGAGGTGAATGTACGCACCCTTGCAGATGGAATTATTATTTGATGGAAGAAACAAGAGAGGGTGAATATTTCCCTATCTTTGAGGATGAAAGAGGTACATATATTTATAATTCTAAAGACCTTTGCCTATTAAAATATGTAAAAGAATTGATGGATATGGGTGTGCACAGTTTAAAAATAGAAGGTCGAATGAAAAGTGTGATGTATGTTTCTGTAGTAACAGGAGTTTATAGAAAAGTTATTGATGATTTAAAAAATGGTAAAGAACCAGATTATGATTATTTGATGAACCTTTTGATGAGTGTGAGTAACAGAGAATATACCACAGGATTTTATCTCGGTAATGCTGATAGAGATTCGATGAATTATAAAACATCAAGCTATGTAAGAAATACAGATTTTTTAGGTGTGGTAAACAATTATAAGGATGGGAAGCTGTTTTTTGATAGCAGAGGGAAAATCTTAGCAAATGAAGCCCTATCCATTTTAAATAGAAATATGAAAGAAGAAACTATAGTTTTTGATAAAATATTTGATGTTGATGGGAACTTGGTTGAATTTACAAAACCAAATAAAGAGTATTATATTCTGACAGATAAAGCTTTTGGTAGTGGATCGATAATCAGAAGGTATAAGGTGTAA